In Quercus lobata isolate SW786 chromosome 12, ValleyOak3.0 Primary Assembly, whole genome shotgun sequence, a genomic segment contains:
- the LOC115972012 gene encoding uncharacterized protein LOC115972012 isoform X1: protein MEKKEEQQELEDDRREAAIASTPSLQPNFKPKRGITQAQLSKFQELHMRRLQIKSKSKIKKKSRGTAVGSDRSHSKDLNVHDSVVEDSTIAIEESSISNSESHINKNSSFVRQSNVAAPFASKKHQKLHWGLDTKERWERKANM from the exons atggagaagaaagaagagcaGCAGGAATTAGAAGACGACAGAAGGGAAGCAGCAATAGCTTCAACCCCATCTCTTCAACCCAATTTCAAGCCCAAACGAGGCATAACTCAAGCCCAGCTTTCCAAGTTCCAA GAATTGCACATGAGGCGCTTGCAAATAAAGTCAAAATCAAAGATTAAGAAGAAATCAAGAG GGACTGCAGTTGGAAGTGACAGATCACATAGCAAAGACCTCAATGTCCATGACTCTGTGGTTGAAGATTCAACTATAGCAATTGAAGAGTCAAGTATTTCCAACTCTGAAAGCCACATTAACAAAAACAGTTCCTTCGTAAGGCAGAGCAATGTAGCTGCTCCTTTTGCATCAAAGAAGCACCAGAAGCTACATTGGGG GCTTGACACAAAGGAAAGGTGGGAAAGGAAAGCTAACATGTAG
- the LOC115972012 gene encoding uncharacterized protein LOC115972012 isoform X2 — protein MEKKEEQQELEDDRREAAIASTPSLQPNFKPKRGITQAQLSKFQELHMRRLQIKSKSKIKKKSRVGSDRSHSKDLNVHDSVVEDSTIAIEESSISNSESHINKNSSFVRQSNVAAPFASKKHQKLHWGLDTKERWERKANM, from the exons atggagaagaaagaagagcaGCAGGAATTAGAAGACGACAGAAGGGAAGCAGCAATAGCTTCAACCCCATCTCTTCAACCCAATTTCAAGCCCAAACGAGGCATAACTCAAGCCCAGCTTTCCAAGTTCCAA GAATTGCACATGAGGCGCTTGCAAATAAAGTCAAAATCAAAGATTAAGAAGAAATCAAGAG TTGGAAGTGACAGATCACATAGCAAAGACCTCAATGTCCATGACTCTGTGGTTGAAGATTCAACTATAGCAATTGAAGAGTCAAGTATTTCCAACTCTGAAAGCCACATTAACAAAAACAGTTCCTTCGTAAGGCAGAGCAATGTAGCTGCTCCTTTTGCATCAAAGAAGCACCAGAAGCTACATTGGGG GCTTGACACAAAGGAAAGGTGGGAAAGGAAAGCTAACATGTAG